One window from the genome of Acidobacteriota bacterium encodes:
- a CDS encoding acetamidase, which produces MSSYSHPRANTAREWGTQIVEVRSNNRNGKDRPPQVVGSSTKPEPKGGAPGCAILDPIHIPRKSSSTTRMSKSTLPIVRFTCAVLVLLAAQLGAAQSNPSPVGEWLVTLDIFGTPLQQVLTLKSEGGKLTGSMRGRGRSEIEGTIAGNGVHFVTRQEKETNGEYEGTITADGMSGTAQVFGPKPELRIPAKWAARRVPAITPAPPQRHEFVPTKFHRAFSPFIEPVLHIKSGDSVHTTTVDAAGKDEKGAARVLGGNPETGPFFIDGALPGDILKVKLNRVRLNRDWAGSDDFLVPRAADASLGREMKYEPGEVRWKLDRERGLAMPEKPGEHMSRFAIPVKPMLGCVATAPGTTGQPVPTGDSGGFGGNMDYNEIGEGAIVYLPINIAGALLYVGDGHALQGDGELNGNALETSMDVEFTVEVLKDKKLSTPFVETDQYFEAMALAGSLDDAFREATGRLTRWLMDEYKLTPSEAAVVMGSSVEYRISEVADRNAGVVARLRKDRLAMLGR; this is translated from the coding sequence ATGTCTTCCTACTCCCACCCTCGCGCAAACACCGCGCGAGAATGGGGCACCCAGATCGTGGAAGTCCGAAGCAACAACCGAAATGGAAAGGATCGGCCACCCCAGGTTGTGGGTTCATCAACAAAACCAGAACCAAAGGGTGGAGCACCCGGCTGTGCCATACTTGATCCGATACATATTCCCCGCAAGAGCTCCTCAACAACGCGCATGTCAAAGTCGACTCTTCCCATCGTGCGCTTCACCTGTGCCGTTTTGGTTTTGCTGGCTGCGCAGCTCGGCGCTGCGCAATCCAATCCTTCGCCTGTGGGCGAGTGGCTGGTCACGCTTGACATATTTGGGACGCCCCTGCAGCAGGTGCTCACGCTCAAGTCCGAGGGCGGCAAGCTGACGGGCTCGATGCGTGGCCGCGGGCGTTCGGAGATCGAGGGCACCATCGCTGGCAACGGCGTCCACTTCGTCACACGCCAGGAGAAAGAGACAAATGGCGAGTACGAGGGCACGATTACCGCCGATGGGATGTCGGGTACAGCGCAGGTCTTTGGTCCCAAACCGGAACTGCGAATTCCGGCGAAATGGGCGGCGCGGCGGGTGCCTGCAATCACGCCAGCACCGCCGCAGCGTCATGAGTTTGTCCCCACGAAGTTCCACCGCGCATTCTCGCCGTTCATCGAGCCGGTGCTGCACATCAAATCTGGCGACAGCGTTCATACGACGACCGTCGATGCAGCGGGCAAAGACGAAAAGGGCGCAGCTCGCGTGCTCGGAGGCAATCCCGAAACGGGACCGTTCTTTATCGACGGCGCTCTGCCCGGCGATATCCTCAAAGTAAAACTGAATCGCGTGCGTCTGAATCGCGATTGGGCGGGGAGCGATGATTTTCTGGTTCCCCGTGCCGCCGACGCGAGTCTCGGGCGCGAGATGAAGTATGAGCCGGGCGAAGTACGCTGGAAGCTCGACCGCGAGCGCGGATTGGCAATGCCTGAAAAGCCGGGCGAGCACATGAGCCGCTTCGCCATTCCGGTGAAACCGATGCTGGGCTGCGTAGCGACCGCGCCCGGCACAACAGGCCAGCCCGTGCCCACCGGCGACTCCGGCGGCTTCGGCGGCAACATGGATTACAACGAGATCGGCGAAGGCGCCATTGTCTATCTACCGATCAACATCGCCGGCGCTCTCCTTTATGTTGGGGACGGGCACGCCCTGCAGGGCGATGGCGAGCTGAACGGAAATGCGCTGGAGACGTCAATGGACGTGGAGTTCACTGTCGAGGTCCTCAAAGACAAGAAGCTAAGCACGCCCTTCGTCGAGACGGATCAATACTTCGAAGCCATGGCACTCGCCGGTTCGCTCGACGACGCCTTTCGCGAAGCGACCGGCCGCCTCACACGCTGGCTGATGGATGAGTACAAGCTCACGCCGTCAGAAGCAGCAGTAGTGATGGGCTCGTCAGTGGAGTATCGCATCAGCGAAGTTGCCGATCGCAATGCAGGTGTAGTCGCGAGGTTGCGGAAAGATCGATTGGCAATGTTGGGAAGATAG